The nucleotide window ACGATTTTGTTGGAGGTTATGAAAACGACTCAAAAGGTGGCCTTCTGCATATTGCAGATCACCATGTTTCACCCGGAAAGAAACAATGGACATGGGGACACGGTGATTTTGGTCGCGCATGGGATCGAAACCTCACAGATAGCGATGGCCCTTACATTGAATTAATGTGTGGTGTTTATACCGATAATCAACCTGATTTTTCTTGGATGCACCCCTACGAAGAAAAAAGTTTTAGGCAATATTTTATGCCATATTACAACGTAGGTGTTGTGAAAAATGCTACCAAAGAAGCTTTGTTAAATCTTGAAGTAGATAAACAACTTGCTACATTGAAATTCTATGTTACATCAGCATACGAAAACTGTAAGGTGTCTCTGTCTACTTCCAAAAAAGTAATATTTGAAAGGATTCAGGATTTAAGTCCTGAAGAGGGATTTGAGCAAGTCATTTCTATAGGAGACGTTAAGAATGAAGATCTAAGAGCAACCTTGACTGATAAAGAAGGAAAAGTTTTAGTTTCATGGTCTCCCGGTGATGTAAAAACAGGGGAAATTCCCGAACCTGCAAAGGCTGCAAAACAACCAAGTGAAATTAAAAGTGTTGAGCAACTCTATTTAAGAGGACTTCACTTAGAACAATATAGACACGCCACATATAATCCTACAGATTATTATTTAGAAGGATTATCAAGAGAGCCAAGTGATGTGAGATGTAATAATGCTATGGGCTTGTGGTATTTAAAAAGAGCAAAATTCGAAAAGGCACTTACTTACTTTGATAAGGCAATTGAAACCCTAACTGAACGTAACCCAAATCCTTATGACGGAGAGCCTTATTTTAATAGAGGACTTGCATTAAATTATTTAGGGAGAAAGGATGAGGCTTATAGCGCATTTTTTAAATCTTGTTGGAATGCCGCATGGCAAGATGCTGGTTATTTCAATCTAGCGCAAATCGATTGTGCAAGAGGAAATTTAGAAAAAGCTCTAGACTTAATTGATAGGTCCTTAATTAAAAACTGGCATAACCACAAGGGTCGACATCTAAAGGCCATTATCCTGAGAAAAACTGGAAGATTGAAAGAGGCGGTTGACTTAGTGTATGAATCTCTAAGTATAGATAATTTCAATTTTGGAATTCTTTATGAAAAATATTTGCTGAGTAAAAATCAAGAGGATTTAAATAATCTTAAGGATTTGCTGAGGGAATATCCTCATAATTATATCGAGTATTCCCTAGATTATGCGCAAGCAGGACAATATGAAGAAGCTATTGGCCTATTAAATCATTTTATTAAGGATAAAAAAGAGATTTATCCAATGGCACTATATTTCATGGCATGGTTTCATGAACAACTAGGAGTACAGGATAAGGCTCAAAAATATATCATCGAGGCGGAAAGAATGCCATCAGATTACTGTTTTCCGAATCGATTAGAGGAAGTCATTGTTTTGCAGGATGCTATATCTAAGAGTACTAAAAATGGAATGGCAAACTATTATCTGGGTAATTTTTGGTACGCATTCAGGCAATATCAGGAAGCTCAAGATTGCTGGGAATCATCCATTCAACAAATTGATTCAAATGCAATCTGTCATAGAAATTTAGGTTTGCTTTATTACAATAAAGCAAACAAAAAGACCCTTGCCAGAAACCATATGGAAACAGCATTCAAATTAGACAAAGAGGATGCCCGTTTGCTAATGGAGTTGGATCAATTATATAAAAAATTGAATATTCCTATAGAAGAAAGGTTACATCTGTTAGAAAGCAACTTAATCTTAACTGAATCAAGAGATGATCTGTATTTAGAAAGAGTTTCATTATATAATTTACAAGGGAAACATGAAACCGCACTTGAGCTTATTAAACGAAGACAATTCCATCCTTGGGAGGGTGGTGAAGGAAAAGTTCCTGCTCAGTATTTAATCGCAAAAATAGAAATTGCCAAACAATGTATTAAAGATGGCGATTACCTTCAAGCCATAAAACATTTAGACGATGCTCAAATTTACCCCCATAACTTAGGTGAAGGTAAATTGTTCGGAACCCAAGAAAATGATATTAATTACTGGAAAGGATGTGCATATGAAAAGCTAGGAGAACTAGATAAAGCCAAAGTATCCTGGAATTTGGCATCCATAGGATTGAGTGACCCTAGCCCAGCGATGTTTTATAATGATCAACAGCCTGACAAGATTTTCTATCAGGGCTTGGCCCTATTAAAATTGGATAAACCGGATGAGGCAAATTTCAGATTTAACAATTTAATATCCTATGGCATGGAACATATGGATGACGATGTTAAACTTGACTATTTCGCAATATCCCTACCCGATCTATTGATTTGGGAGGAAGACCTTAATGATATAAATAAAAAACATTGTAATTATCTAATCGGGTTGGGGCAATTTGGTTTGGGACATAATGAAGAAGCAATCAACTCATTTAAAAAGGTCCTTCGGTTAGATAAATATCATTTTTTAGCTGAAATTCATTATCGAATGGTTAAGAACACAAAACCCTTGGTGCCTAAATAAAATTGGTTTAAATCGGGGTAATTATCAGAATAGTTCAATTTGAATCCAAATTAAATACAACTCCCAATAAACCGGATGTATAGAATATTAAAATCCAAAGATGGAGAGGATATGTATGCTGAGATTTTAAATTCTGACAAATCCTCATATTCTAAAATATATTTAAATAAGGGAGCAAGTTTACAAGAATTAGTTCTTGGCAATAACCATATTATCAAAAACATGTCTCCTATGACCTATGAGGAAACCTATGCTTCGTCAATATTGTTTCCCTTTGCGAACAGGGTCAAAGATGGCAAGTATAGGTTCGAAAACAAGACGTACCAATTAGAAATCAATGAGACAGATCTTAACAATGCTCTACATGGATTGGTTTATAACAAAACATTTGAGATAATAAATGAAGAAGTAACAGATACCTCGGCAACAGTTAAACTTGCATACCATGAGACTAAAAAACTAAACGGTTTTCCATATTCTTA belongs to Aegicerativicinus sediminis and includes:
- a CDS encoding DUF5107 domain-containing protein, coding for MGKVKAWKEKVVIPTYEVGKPEKYPVFLEKRVYQASSGSVYPHPVIEHISDDKVDKEWDVVIVENDYLKIMVIPSLGGRIQMAYDKIRERHFVYYNHVIKPALVGLTGPWISGGIEFNWPQHHRPSTYDPTDFYIEENEDGSKTIWVSEVERMFRTKGMAGFTLHPDKAYLEIKVQLYNRTPHAQTFLWWANPAVAVNDHYQSVFPPDVNAVFDHGKRDVSEYPIAKGEYYKVDYSPGTDISKYKNIPVPTSYMAIGSDYDFVGGYENDSKGGLLHIADHHVSPGKKQWTWGHGDFGRAWDRNLTDSDGPYIELMCGVYTDNQPDFSWMHPYEEKSFRQYFMPYYNVGVVKNATKEALLNLEVDKQLATLKFYVTSAYENCKVSLSTSKKVIFERIQDLSPEEGFEQVISIGDVKNEDLRATLTDKEGKVLVSWSPGDVKTGEIPEPAKAAKQPSEIKSVEQLYLRGLHLEQYRHATYNPTDYYLEGLSREPSDVRCNNAMGLWYLKRAKFEKALTYFDKAIETLTERNPNPYDGEPYFNRGLALNYLGRKDEAYSAFFKSCWNAAWQDAGYFNLAQIDCARGNLEKALDLIDRSLIKNWHNHKGRHLKAIILRKTGRLKEAVDLVYESLSIDNFNFGILYEKYLLSKNQEDLNNLKDLLREYPHNYIEYSLDYAQAGQYEEAIGLLNHFIKDKKEIYPMALYFMAWFHEQLGVQDKAQKYIIEAERMPSDYCFPNRLEEVIVLQDAISKSTKNGMANYYLGNFWYAFRQYQEAQDCWESSIQQIDSNAICHRNLGLLYYNKANKKTLARNHMETAFKLDKEDARLLMELDQLYKKLNIPIEERLHLLESNLILTESRDDLYLERVSLYNLQGKHETALELIKRRQFHPWEGGEGKVPAQYLIAKIEIAKQCIKDGDYLQAIKHLDDAQIYPHNLGEGKLFGTQENDINYWKGCAYEKLGELDKAKVSWNLASIGLSDPSPAMFYNDQQPDKIFYQGLALLKLDKPDEANFRFNNLISYGMEHMDDDVKLDYFAISLPDLLIWEEDLNDINKKHCNYLIGLGQFGLGHNEEAINSFKKVLRLDKYHFLAEIHYRMVKNTKPLVPK